In Paenibacillus stellifer, the DNA window TTATCATTTTATTTTTCGGGTTGGAGTGACCGGGATGATATTAGAAGAGCTGTCGAAGCGTATCGCAATAAGGATAAAAAAGCTTGATCCGGAGGGTCCTGGCTCGGTTGAGGTGCTAAGCTACGGGATTGGGTTAAAGTTGAACCTGTATTTCGGGATTATCTCCACAATTGTATTCGGGCTCTTGTTTAGCGATATTCTCCATTCGATTCTTGCGCTGGCTTCGTTTATGGTTCTTCGGAAGTTTTCCGGCGGTTTTCATTTGCCTATTACCGTATGCTCAATTGTTACAGGACTTGGAGCCGCACTTATTCCGCTGTTTACTTTGAGCCATGTAGCTATTCTGCTTTTGACAGGATTGTCTTTCCTGATCGCTTTACGGTATGCGCCGAATAATTATGAAGAGATTTACAATGTTAAGTTTGACGCTTGGTCGAAGTGGATTTCTCTCCTCATTATTTCTTCTAATTTATATCTTAATTCTTCCATACTGGCACTTTCATTTATGATTCAATGTCTGCTTCTGCTTCCGATATACCCCAGGAAAGGAGGTGAACAACAATGAAAAAAGCACTGGCACGCTTTATGGCTGAAAAAATCGTGAAGTCTGCAACAAAGTCTTCCAGAAGCCGCAAGTCCATCGCAGGATCTCTTCCAGTTCCAAGCGAATTGAAAAAAGGCGAATAGCAGCATGAAGGAACCACGCAAAATAGTCGGGGTACAGGTATCTCAG includes these proteins:
- a CDS encoding accessory gene regulator B family protein: MILEELSKRIAIRIKKLDPEGPGSVEVLSYGIGLKLNLYFGIISTIVFGLLFSDILHSILALASFMVLRKFSGGFHLPITVCSIVTGLGAALIPLFTLSHVAILLLTGLSFLIALRYAPNNYEEIYNVKFDAWSKWISLLIISSNLYLNSSILALSFMIQCLLLLPIYPRKGGEQQ